In Silene latifolia isolate original U9 population chromosome X, ASM4854445v1, whole genome shotgun sequence, the following proteins share a genomic window:
- the LOC141620127 gene encoding uncharacterized protein LOC141620127 → MVMGLGTFQRKRDIDCVFISASVHHMDFTVRHDGKEWRLTGFYGWPAVSDRHLSWELLRLLKGQSNLSWVCMGDYNEILFSTGMKGGSRPQRQMNNFRAAVDDCQLRDVPWLEKKRKQLVRFNEGDRSEINVQRRRQLVAKISNLRRQEEQYWRQRSRALWLKDRDRNTKFFHTRAGERKRKNFIAKLIDDDGVERVGTEEVTKVALDYFEGLFTSLNPSNFDDVVAGIRGRVTAAMNTELRRDYGEDVVLDALNQMHPLKAPGPDGMDGLFYQTYWGTVGQEVIRVVLAILRGERSPRDINKTNIVLIPKKKAPDKIRDFRPISLCNVVYKLVSKVLANRLKLFLGDIVSENQGAFTLGRSISDNVLIAFEVFYAMKSSRQVEGNMAIKLDMAKAYDRVEWRFLHRVLCGMGFERAWIDSVMACMTSVSFSVLINGNPSRGFRPTRGLRQGDPLSPYLFILCAEVLSDLMRRAVADGIIHWVRVSAGAPEISHLLFADDSIFFTRATKEEATAVSNILRRYEYASGKLVNLDKTTVSFSKGVPRTKRSNLATRLGIIEVEEQERYLGLPTVVGRSKKVLTNILRDKLSKRLEGWRGKILSRAGKEVLLKVVINSLPTYVMSIFKIPVNFCEELRKMMSRFWWGHEEGKRGISWVSWSKLCQPKDMGGMGFRDFKLFNLALLSKQAWRLTTETGSLWARVMKVRYYPNGDFLSSSMGNYPSYTWRGIHEAKGTLGLGLRRRIGDGLSTRVWGDAWVDSNQLGRVISPQPPGLEGMMVEGLLSEGGRSWNEQLIDSLFLGFEGERIKNIRLSENAITDDWFWSAERDGVFTVRSAYRLLVGGCDFLEVGGASNWEREKWLWTRLWKIPVWPRVKLFFWQLCSEALETRANIATRVRGESSFCSFCNSCFESSTHLFRDYGVAQRVWDELGLVGEEEDVGGGSVRDWIESRWKVFGARECGWFMVGCWALWEHRNKVIFELQEVDLCGVVKRIRDVMEEIEGGGYVRKGSREDEGVRGRENARKSWVAPPEGYVKINVDAGVQEGMGVSLGMVCRDGRGWVIWGATLVLEQLWESHIAEAVAVLEGVKEARRRGHANIVVESDCLQVVEALRKSRPGRSVFDLVLADFFFLFFLCVLLSILLYGLLLVVRTMGWLMR, encoded by the exons ATGGTGATGGGGTTAGGGACATTCCAGCGG AAGCGAGATATCGACTGTGTTTTTATATCTGCTTCTGTCCATCACATGGATTTTACGGTTCGTCATGATGGGAAGGAGTGGAGGCTTACTGGTTTTTATGGGTGGCCGGCGGTCTCTGACCGTCATCTTTCGTGGGAGTTGCTTCGTCTTCTCAAGGGACAGTCGAATTTGTCGTGGGTTTGTATGGGTGATTACAACGAGATTCTTTTTTCTACTGGGATGAAAGGGGGCAGCCGGCCCCAGAGGCAGATGAATAACTTCAGAGCAGCCGTTGATGATTGTCAACTTCGAGATGTTCCTTGG CTTGAGAAGAAGAGAAAACAGCTGGTAAGGTTTAATGAAGGGGACCGCTCGGAGATAAATGTGCAGCGAAGAAGACAGCTGGTTGCGAAAATTTCTAATCTTCGCCGTCAGGAGGAGCAATATTGGAGGCAAAGGTCAAGGGCTCTGTGGCTTAAGGATAGGGACCGGAATACCAAATTCTTTCATACTCGAGCTGGGGAGAGGAAAAGGAAAAATTTTATTGCTAAGTTAATTGATGATGATGGAGTGGAAAGGGTGGGTACCGAGGAAGTGACAAAGGTGGCGCTGGATTACTTCGAAGGTCTATTTACTTCTTTGAATCCTTCTAATTTTGACGATGTAGTGGCGGGTATTAGGGGACGAGTTACTGCAGCTATGAATACCGAATTGCGGAGGGACTATGGGGAGGATGTGGTACTTGACGCGTTAAACCAAATGCATCCTTTAAAGGCTCCGGGTCCGGATGGTATGGACGGTCTTTTTTATCAGACTTATTGGGGCACGGTTGGGCAGGAAGTGATTCGAGTTGTGCTTGCCATCCTTCGAGGTGAGAGGTCTCCGAGGGACATTAATAAGACTAACATTGTTCTTATCCCAAAGAAGAAAGCTCCGGATAAAATTCGGGACTTCCGTCCGATTAGTCTCTGCAATGTGGTATATAAGCTGGTCTCGAAGGTGCTCGCGAATCGTCTGAAGCTGTTCCTGGGGGATATTGTATCAGAGAACCAAGGAGCTTTTACCCTGGGTCGTTCTATTTCGGATAATGTCCTTATAGCCTTTGAAGTGTTTTATGCTATGAAGAGTTCTAGACAAGTAGAGGGCAATATGGCGATTAAATTAGATATGGCTAAAGCGTATGACAGAGTTGAATGGCGCTTCCTTCATCGGGTTTTGTGCGGTATGGGGTTCGAAAGAGCATGGATTGACAGTGTTATGGCCTGTATGACTTCGGTATCCTTTTCAGTGCTGATTAATGGGAATCCGTCCCGTGGGTTTCGGCCTACTAGGGGTCTGCGTCAGGGTGACCCTCTATCCCCTTACTTGTTTATTCTGTGTGCGGAAGTTTTATCTGATTTGATGCGCAGAGCTGTGGCGGATGGGATTATTCATTGGGTTCGGGTCTCGGCTGGGGCACCTGAGATTTCTCATTTACTCTTCGCAGATGATAGCATTTTCTTTACCAGAGCCACGAAGGAGGAAGCTACAGCTGTTAGTAATATTTTGCGACGATATGAATATGCTTCTGGGAAGCTGGTAAATTTAGATAAGACTACTGTCTCGTTTAGTAAGGGGGTGCCAAGGACGAAGAGGAGTAACCTGGCGACAAGGTTGGGTATTATTGAGGTCGAGGAACAAGAGCGATATCTGGGGTTGCCTACGGTGGTAGGGCGGTCTAAGAAGGTGTTAACTAATATTCTTCGGGACAAGCTGAGCAAACGGTTGGAAGGTTGGCGTGGAAAAATCTTGTCTAGGGCTGGTAAGGAGGTTCTCTTAAAGGTTGTTAtcaattcactccctacctatgttatgagtattttcAAAATTCCCGTCAATTTTTGTGAGGAGCTTCGGAAGATGATGTCGAGATTTTGGTGGGGGCACGAGGAGGGGAAGAGAGGTATTTCTTGGGTCTCGTGGAGTAAGCTTTGTCAACCTAAGGATATGGGTGGTATGGGTTTCCGAGATTTCAAGCTGTTTAACCTTGCCTTGCTGAGCAAACAAGCGTGGAGGCTCACTACGGAGACGGGGAGTTTATGGGCTCGAGTTATGAAGGTTAGATATTACCCAAATGGGGATTTTTTGTCGTCAAGTATGGGTAATTATCCTAGCTATACTTGGAGGGGCATTCACGAGGCAAAAGGAACTCTCGGCTTGGGTCTCAGACGGCGCATAGGGGACGGTCTCTCGACCCGAGTGTGGGGGGATGCCTGGGTTGATTCGAATCAGTTGGGGCGGGTCATTTCACCCCAGCCTCCGGGACTTGAAGGAATGATGGTGGAGGGTTTGTTAAGCGAAGGGGGGCGATCTTGGAATGAGCAACTAATTGATAGCCTGTTCTTGGGTTTCGAAGGGGAGAGGATTAAGAATATTCGTCTTAGTGAGAATGCCATAACTGACGATTGGTTTTGGAGCGCGGAAAGAGACGGAGTGTTCACAGTCAGGTCGGCATATCGTCTGTTGGTGGGAGGATGTGATTTTCTGGAGGTCGGGGGTGCTTCTAATTGGGAGAGGGAGAAATGGCTTTGGACTAGGCTCTGGAAAATCCCGGTTTGGCCTCGCGTGAAGCTCTTCTTTTGGCAGCTGTGCAGCGAAGCTTTAGAAACAAGGGCAAACATCGCTACTCGAGTTCGAGGTGAGTCTTCATTTTGTTCCTTTTGTAATTCTTGTTTTGAATCGAGTACACATTTGTTCCGGGACTATGGGGTGGCACAACGGGTCTGGGATGAGCTTGGGTTGGTGGGAGAGGAGGAGGATGTGGGTGGAGGGAGCGTGAGAGATTGGATTGAGTCTCGGTGGAAGGTGTTTGGGGCACGGGAATGTGGTTGGTTCATGGTGGGTTGTTGGGCTTTGTGGGAACATCGAAATAAGGTTATTTTTGAGCTGCAGGAAGTGGACCTGTGTGGTGTGGTGAAGCGGATAAGGGATGTTATGGAGGAAATAGAGGGAGGGGGCTATGTGAGGAAGGGCAGCCGGGAAGACGAAGGAGTACGGGGAAGGGAGAATGCGAGGAAAAGTTGGGTAGCTCCTCCGGAGGGGTATGTGAAAATCAATGTTGATGCGGGAGTTCAAGAAGGAATGGGCGTGAGCTTGGGTATGGTGTGTAGGGACGGTCGAGGTTGGGTGATTTGGGGGGCGACTTTGGTTTTGGAGCAGCTGTGGGAGAGTCATATTGCGGAGGCTGTGGCGGTCTTGGAAGGAGTCAAGGAAGCTCGTCGAAGAGGTCATGCGAACATTGTCGTGGAAAGCGATTGTTTACAGGTGGTGGAAGCCTTGCGGAAATCTCGCCCTGGCAGAAGCGTCTTTGATTTAGTTTTAGcggactttttttttcttttttttctttgcgTTCTTCTTTCAATTCTGTTGTATGGTCTTTTACTAGTCGTTCGAACAATGGGGTGGCTCATGCGTTAG
- the LOC141616781 gene encoding uncharacterized protein LOC141616781 yields the protein MDVLGLGGGGAWWARHPFNDLRRRIKKNRKHRQPSSSESSTNSVSRTGFRFPIKPALTAGSLAFAGDSIAQLRHRWNTLDTLPTDSDDYNKDLVATLLSGHDWLRSLRMTSYGFLFYGPGSYLWYQTLERYFPQPTFTNLLVKVLLNQIILGPAVIAVVFGWNNLWQGKASELPGKYQKDALPALLIGFRFWVPYSLLNFWFIPLQARVAFMSLGSIFWNFILSSTMSK from the exons ATGGATGTATTAGGACTTGGAGGAGGAGGCGCATGGTGGGCCCGACACCCATTCAACGATCTCCGACGGCGAATTAAGAAAAACCGCAAACACCGCCAACCCTCCTCTTCGGAATCCTCGACCAATTCCGTCAGTCGAACCGGCTTCCGGTTCCCAATTAAGCCCGCATTGACCGCCGGTTCACTCGCTTTTGCCGGTGACTCCATTGCCCAGCTCCGTCATCGTTGGAATACTCTTGACACTTTGCCCACCGACTCTGATGACTATAACAAG GATTTAGTTGCGACTCTTCTATCTGGTCATGATTGGCTACGATCACTTCGAATGACTTCCTACGGGTTTCTGTTTTATGGTCCTGGGTCTTATCTGTGGTATCAAACTCTAGAGCGTTATTTTCCTCAACCAACGTTTACGAACCTATTGGTAAAG GTCTTGTTGAATCAAATAATCCTTGGTCCAGCAGTTATAGCAGTTGTTTTCGGATGGAACAACTTATGGCAAGGGAAAGCATCTGAACTTCCAGGGAAATATCAGAAGGATGCACTTCCTGCCCTGCTCATTG GATTTAGATTCTGGGTTCCCTACAGTTTGTTGAATTTTTG GTTCATCCCTCTTCAAGCACGGGTGGCGTTCATGTCACTGGGTTCAATCTTCTGGAATTTCATCCTATCGTCGACCATGAGCAAGTAA
- the LOC141616784 gene encoding ATP-dependent zinc metalloprotease FTSH 2, chloroplastic-like, which produces MAASSACLVGYGPSTSSTKAVLKDKLFHGHFFANRDRSMLLKSPKAYIVKASLDQGQNQGRRDFFKFLLGNVGLASTLTGGKNAYADEQEVSSSRMSYSRFLEYLDKDRVKRVDLYENGTIAIVEAISPELGNRVQRVRVQLPGLSQELLQKLREKNIDFAAHNAQEDSGSALLNLIGNLAFPLLLIGGLFLLSRRSSGGMGGPGGPGFPLGIGQSKAKFQMEPNTGITFDDVAGVDEAKQDFVEVVEFLKKPERFTAVGARIPKGVLLVGPPGTGKTLLAKAIAGEAGVPFFSISGSEFVEMFVGVGASRVRDLFKKAKENAPCIVFVDEIDAVGRQRGTGIGGGNDEREQTLNQLLTEMDGFEGNTGVIVIAATNRADILDSALLRPGRFDRQVAVDVPDIRGRTEILKVHGSNKKFDTDVSFDVIAMRTPGFSGADLANLLNEAAILAGRRGKTAISSKEIDDSIDRIVAGMEGTVMTDGKSKSLVAYHEVGHAICGTLTPGHDAVQKVTLVPRGQARGLTWFIPSDDPTLISKQQLFARIVGGLGGRAAEEVIFGEPEVTTGAAGDLQQITSLAKQMVVTFGMSDIGPWSLMDSSQSQDVIMRMMARNSMSEKLAEDIDTAIKRLSDEAYEIALSHIRNNREAIDKIVDVLLEKETINGDEFRALLSEFVEIPPENRVSTTVATPVAA; this is translated from the exons ATGGCTGCCTCATCCGCATGTCTAGTGGGATATGGTCCGTCAACCTCCAGCACCAAAGCTGTTTTAAAGGACAAATTATTTCACGGTCATTTTTTTGCTAACCGAGACCGCTCAATGTTGCTGAAGTCTCCTAAAGCCTATATCGTCAAGGCATCCCTGGACCAAGGacaaaatcaaggaagaagagaCTTCTTTAAATTTTTGCTTGGAAATGTGGGACTTGCATCAACCTTAACAGGTGGGAAAAATGCTTATGCTGATGAACAAGAAGTTTCTTCTTCCAGAATGTCTTACTCAAGGTTTCTGGAGTATCTTGACAAGGATAGAGTGAAGAGGGTAGATTTGTATGAAAATGGAACCATAGCAATTGTAGAGGCCATATCTCCTGAGCTGGGTAACCGCGTTCAGCGAGTTCGGGTTCAACTCCCAGGTCTTAGCCAGGAGCTACTTCAGAAGCTCAGGGAAAAGAATATAGACTTTGCAGCACATAACGCGCAGGAGGATTCTGGTTCAGCGTTGTTGAACTTGATAGGAAATCTTGCTTTCCCGCTTCTCTTGATTGGGGGACTTTTTCTTCTCTCTAGACGCTCTTCTGGAGGAATGGGTGGTCCAGGTGGTCCCGGGTTTCCCCTAGGTATAGGTCAGTCTAAGGCAAAGTTTCAAATGGAACCTAATACCGGCATAACTTTTGATGATGTTGCCGGTGTTGATGAAGCAAAGCAGGATTTCGTGGAAGTAGTCGAATTCCTTAAAAAACCCGAAAGATTCACAGCTGTTGGAGCTCGCATTCCTAAAGGTGTTCTTCTTGTTGGTCCTCCAGGGACAGGAAAGACCCTGCTGGCAAAGGCTATTGCAGGGGAAGCAGGTGTGCCATTTTTCTCCATTTCGGGTTCAGAATTCGTTGAGATGTTTGTTGGCGTGGGTGCTTCTCGAGTGCGTGATCTCTTTAAAAAGGCGAAAGAAAATGCTCCATGCATTGTTTTTGTTGATGAAATTGATGCTGTTGGGAGACAAAGAGGTACTGGAATTGGGGGAGGGAATGATGAAAGGGAACAAACACTTAATCAGCTTCTCACTGAGATGGATGGCTTTGAGGGTAACACTGGCGTAATAGTAATTGCTGCAACTAACAGAGCTGACATTCTTGATTCAGCTCTTCTGAGGCCAGGACGTTTTGACCGACAG GTGGCTGTAGATGTTCCTGACATAAGGGGAAGAACAGAGATCTTGAAGGTTCATGGCAGCAATAAAAAGTTTGATACCGATGTTTCTTTTGATGTGATAGCGATGAGGACACCTGGTTTCAGTGGAGCTGATCTAGCAAACCTTTTAAATGAAGCTGCGATTTTGGCAGGTCGCCGTGGCAAAACTGCAATTTCCTCCAAAGAGATAGATGATTCGATTGATAGAATTGTTGCTGGAATGGAGGGAACAGTGATGACTGATGGTAAAAGCAAAAGCCTTGTTGCGTATCACGAAGTGGGCCATGCTATCTGTGG AACATTGACACCTGGGCATGACGCTGTCCAGAAGGTCACCTTAGTCCCACGTGGACAAGCACGAGGGCTGACTTGGTTCATTCCGTCAGATGATCCAACCCTAATCTCAAAGCAACAACTCTTTGCTAGAATTGTGGGTGGTCTAGGTGGAAGAGCTGCTGAGGAAGTCATCTTTGGTGAACCTGAAGTCACCACTGGAGCAGCTGGTGATTTGCAGCAAATCACTAGTTTGGCCAAACAG ATGGTTGTCACGTTTGGAATGTCGGATATTGGACCCTGGTCTCTTATGGATTCATCACAAAGTCAAGATGTGATCATGAGAATGATGGCCAGGAACTCCATGTCAGAGAAGCTGGCTGAGGACATCGACACTGCTATCAAGAGACTCTCCGATGAGGCTTACGAGATTGCGCTTAGCCACATTAGGAACAACCGAGAGGCCATCGACAAAATTGTTGATGTTCTCCTTGAGAAGGAAACCATTAACGGAGACGAATTCCGCGCTCTTCTGTCAGAATTTGTCGAGATTCCTCCAGAAAACCGTGTATCCACCACAGTAGCAACTCCAGTTGCAGCATAG
- the LOC141620126 gene encoding uncharacterized protein LOC141620126 yields the protein MLADHLSRLHLDDQKMQRIGVVDGSLPHESLYALRVTEPWYANLVNYMVTKKFPTSLSSSQRNKIKADARFYIWDDPYLWKMCQDQVIHRCVPDVEIPPILKHCHEYACGGHFVPQRTARKILECGFYWPNIFKDAHIFIKTCDRCQRFGNISHWNEMPQQPMLYLEVFDVWGIDFMGPFPSSYGYLYILLAVDYVSKWVEVIPTKSDDAKTLSAFVKNNIFSRFGFPKAIVSDSGTHFSNKVIGTLLQKYAFNQNIDEAGLHRKLQFQELEELRQNAYDNASLYKEKTRSWHDKMVTRRVFEEGQEVLVFQSCFKNFPGKLRSRWYGPYKVRKVFPHGALEVEDPTSGKVIKVNGQRLKHYFKGIEMHCEEDLLVEDPIYQD from the exons ATGTTGGCCGATCACCTTAGTCGGCTACATCTTGATGATCAAAAAATGCAAAGGATAGGGGTAGTTGATGGAAGTTTGCCTCATGAATCTCTTTATGCATTGAGGGTGACGGAACCTTGGTATGCCAACTTAGTGAATTACATGGTGACTAAGAAGTTCCCTACTTCTTTatcatcaagtcaaaggaacaagATTAAAGCCGATGCCCGGTTTTACATATGGGATGATCCCTATCTATGGAAAATGTGCCAAGACCAAGTTATCCACCGTTGTGTGCCGGATGTGGAGATACCACCCATTCTCAAACATTGTCATGAATATGCATGCGGAGGTCACTTCGTGCCCCAAAGAACGGCAAGAAAAATTCTAGAGTGTGGGTTTTATTGGCCCAACATATTCAAGGATGCCCACATCTTTATCAAAacttgtgatagatgccaaagGTTTGGCAACATCTCACATTGGAATGAAATGCCTCAACAACCAATGCTATACTTGGAAGTTTTCGATGTGTGGGGAATCGATTTCATGGGACCATTTCCTAGCTCATATGGGTATCTTTACATCCTTCTCGCGGTGGATTATGTTTCTAAGTGGGTGGAAGTCATCCCCACAAAAAGTGATGATGCCAAGACGCTGAGTGCCTTTGTcaaaaacaacatattttcaaggtTCGGATTTCCCAAGGCCATTGTTAGTGATAGCGGAACGCATTTTTCCAACAAAGTGATAGGAACAttgcttcaaaaatatg CTTTTAATCAAAATATCGATGAAGCGGGATTGCACCGGAAACTCCAATTTCAAGAGCTAGAAGAGCTTCGGCAAAACGCCTACGACAATGCAAGCCTCTACAAGGAGAAAACCCGATCATGGCACGACAAGATGGTCACTCGACGAGTTTTTGAAGAAGGACAAGAGGTATTGGTCTTCCAAAGCTGTTTCAAGAACTTCCCGGGCAAGTTAAGGTCAAGATGGTATGGGCCTTACAAAGTTAGGAAAGTTTTTCCACATGGAGCGCTGGAAGTGGAAGACCCAACCTCGGGAAAAGTGATAAAAGTAAATGGACAAAggctaaaacattatttcaaggGAATTGAGATGCATTGTGAAGAGGATCTTCTTGTGGAGGATCCAATTTACCAAGATTAA
- the LOC141616780 gene encoding uncharacterized protein LOC141616780: protein MSRENDFSPSSSWTVNHTGYRPGNGQFEWDHHAAFQNTRRTTPGTDYRPFEERFLLRPSGVTNSIPMDPPYSLPTRFIIVNNRLDHGPNHRIPSFLRQFRHRPVSQGTRYAPPTEITPEEQETVLTNLHRQTYNHVPKMARRVSLYYRDLNRDANVKNKDEDGKNCAVCLEDFEDGEEVMVTPCKHMFHEECIIPWVKNHSNCPVCRSALCKSAGENRSAVPPTTNDILSLIRAVDEAFVLGA, encoded by the exons ATGAGCAGAGAAAATGACTTCTCTCCAAGTTCATCCTGGACCGTGAATCACACAGGATATCGACCTGGAAATGGACAGTTTGAATGGGATCATCATGCTGCATTTCAA AATACAAGGAGGACTACGCCAGGAACTGATTATAGGCCATTTGAGGAAAGATTTCTCTTACGACCCTCTGGAGTAACAAACAG CATTCCCATGGACCCTCCTTACTCCCTGCCTACACGATTCATCATCGTCAACAACCGTCTCGATCATGGTCCAAATCATAGGATTCCGTCATTCCTGCGTCAATTTAGGCACAGGCCTGTCTCGCAAGGTACAAGATACGCCCCCCCTACAGAGATAACACCAGAAGAGCAAGAAACAGTCTTAACTAACCTCCATAGACAAACATATAACCATGTCCCCAAGATGGCAAGAAGAGTTAGCCTCTATTATAGAGACCTCAACCGAGATGCTAATGTCAAGAATAAAGATGAAGATGGGAAAAATTGCGCAGTTTGTTTAGAGGATTTTGAGGATGGAGAAGAAGTGATGGTTACACCTTGTAAGCATATGTTCCATGAAGAATGCATTATTCCATGGGTGAAGAATCATAGCAACTGTCCTGTTTGTAGGTCTGCTTTATGTAAGAGTGCCGGAGAAAACAGAAGCGCGGTTCCGCCTACTACTAATGACATTCTTTCACTAATCCGAGCTGTGGATGAAGCCTTTGTTCTAGGAGCGTAG